The following are encoded together in the Thermotoga sp. genome:
- a CDS encoding NifB/NifX family molybdenum-iron cluster-binding protein, with protein sequence MIIAIPVATDEGLNSAVSEHFGRAPYYAFVKVENGKIVSLEVEPNPFPEHAAGELPAYMRKKNVDVLIVRGIGQRALRYLNEYGIQVIRGAQGTVEDAVKRFIQNQLKDTEYKPAEHFHNRPPRRIAIPATAENPDSEMDQRFARAAYIAIFDEATGQFSFYKNTVDEAHGAGPRMAQFLAEKKVDVLITANVGTNAYNALRMAGIEVYLFERGTVREALEAFREGKLERMGGPTHSGH encoded by the coding sequence ATGATAATAGCCATTCCGGTAGCCACCGATGAAGGTTTGAACTCAGCGGTTTCAGAACATTTTGGTCGGGCACCTTACTACGCGTTCGTGAAAGTGGAAAATGGAAAGATAGTCTCTTTGGAAGTAGAGCCTAATCCCTTTCCTGAACACGCTGCTGGAGAGCTTCCGGCTTACATGCGTAAGAAAAATGTGGATGTGTTGATAGTGAGAGGGATCGGTCAGAGAGCTTTAAGGTATCTGAACGAGTATGGAATCCAGGTGATACGCGGCGCTCAGGGAACCGTTGAGGATGCTGTGAAGAGATTCATTCAGAATCAGCTGAAAGATACAGAGTATAAACCTGCAGAACACTTTCACAACCGACCTCCAAGACGAATAGCCATACCCGCCACAGCTGAAAACCCAGACAGCGAAATGGATCAGAGGTTTGCACGGGCAGCCTATATTGCGATCTTTGACGAGGCCACAGGGCAGTTCAGCTTCTACAAAAACACGGTGGATGAGGCACACGGTGCGGGACCACGGATGGCTCAGTTTCTGGCAGAGAAGAAAGTCGATGTTCTGATCACAGCCAATGTGGGGACCAACGCATACAATGCACTCAGGATGGCGGGAATAGAAGTCTATCTTTTTGAAAGAGGAACAGTGAGAGAGGCGCTGGAAGCGTTCAGGGAGGGTAAACTGGAGCGAATGGGAGGTCCAACACATTCAGGACATTGA
- a CDS encoding ATP-binding protein: MIQVAIVSGKGGTGKTTLSAALNLLFEDNVIADCDVDAPNLHLIFQPIKQRSYDYYGGKKAVIDYSKCTSCGVCEKFCRFDAVRRDGDKIVIDPFACEGCGVCVLKCPFEAVKLVESKAGEYYESLASVAQRPMVHAKLKAGEETSGGLVAEVRKTALKFEESGKQLVIIDGAPGIGCPATSSIVGVSYVVIVTEPTVSGLHDLQRIVETVRHYRRNFGVVINKSTINPEKRDEILRYAEKEGIVILGEIPFDPTVNTATINGKSILEYPESPAARSIVRIYEKLKEILKI, from the coding sequence ATGATACAGGTGGCAATAGTGAGCGGAAAAGGAGGAACCGGAAAGACCACACTTTCAGCAGCGCTGAATCTGTTGTTTGAAGACAACGTAATAGCAGATTGTGATGTGGATGCTCCCAATCTTCATCTTATATTCCAACCGATCAAGCAGCGGTCCTATGACTACTACGGTGGAAAGAAGGCCGTCATAGATTACTCCAAATGTACCTCCTGCGGAGTCTGTGAAAAGTTCTGTAGATTCGATGCAGTGCGGCGCGATGGTGATAAAATCGTGATAGATCCCTTTGCCTGTGAGGGATGTGGCGTTTGTGTATTAAAATGCCCGTTTGAAGCTGTGAAACTGGTTGAATCCAAAGCCGGTGAATACTACGAATCGTTGGCTTCAGTGGCTCAGCGTCCCATGGTTCACGCAAAACTCAAAGCTGGTGAGGAGACGAGTGGAGGACTTGTTGCGGAGGTAAGAAAAACCGCACTGAAGTTCGAAGAGTCCGGAAAGCAGCTGGTTATAATCGATGGGGCACCGGGCATTGGATGTCCCGCTACGTCTTCCATCGTGGGGGTCAGTTACGTTGTGATTGTAACGGAACCAACCGTATCGGGACTCCACGATCTTCAGCGCATTGTGGAAACCGTTCGACACTACAGGAGAAACTTCGGGGTGGTGATCAACAAGTCCACAATTAATCCGGAGAAGAGAGATGAGATACTCAGATACGCTGAGAAGGAAGGAATCGTTATCCTGGGAGAGATTCCCTTCGATCCTACAGTGAACACTGCAACCATCAATGGAAAGTCCATTCTGGAATATCCTGAGAGTCCAGCGGCACGCAGTATTGTTAGAATATATGAGAAGCTCAAAGAGATTCTCAAAATATGA